A stretch of Halostagnicola kamekurae DNA encodes these proteins:
- the sufB gene encoding Fe-S cluster assembly protein SufB translates to MSSEQDHLKETDTEARFEFKKEERSAVKSDAGLTEEVVRLISEDKDEPDWMLERRLRALQQYHAMPMPTDWPGQPDLTELDIEEIVPYIRPDVDKREGVDDWTELPDEIKDTFDKLGIPEAEKNALSGVGAQYESEVVYQNMQDQWEEKGVVFMNMDRAVKEHPELVKEYFMTSCVPPSDNKFAALHGAVWSGGSFVYVPEDVTVEMPVQAYFRMNSEGMGQFEHTLIVAEEGSEVHYIEGCSAPKYGSHNLHSGCVEVFVEDDAHVQYSTVQNWSKNTFNLNTKRAIVEENGTMEWVSGSMGSKATMLYPCTILKGRGATDTHITIAFAGEGQNIDTGAKVYHNAPNTSSTIESKSISKDGGRTNYRGLVHIADGAENSSTAVECDALMFDNESTSDTMPYMEIEESKVDVAHEATVGKIGDEDIFYLQSRGLDDDDAKKMIVAGFIEPITEELPIEYAVELNRLIELEMEGSLG, encoded by the coding sequence ATGAGTTCCGAACAAGATCACCTCAAGGAGACCGACACCGAAGCGCGCTTCGAGTTCAAAAAGGAAGAGCGCTCGGCCGTCAAGTCCGACGCAGGCCTCACCGAAGAAGTCGTCCGACTGATCAGTGAGGACAAAGACGAACCGGACTGGATGCTCGAGCGACGGCTCCGCGCGCTACAGCAGTATCACGCGATGCCGATGCCGACGGACTGGCCGGGTCAGCCGGACCTGACCGAACTCGACATCGAAGAGATCGTTCCGTACATCCGCCCGGACGTCGACAAACGCGAAGGCGTCGACGACTGGACGGAGCTTCCAGACGAGATCAAAGACACGTTCGACAAGCTCGGCATTCCGGAAGCCGAGAAGAACGCGCTCTCGGGCGTCGGCGCGCAGTACGAGTCCGAGGTCGTCTACCAGAACATGCAAGACCAGTGGGAGGAGAAGGGCGTGGTCTTCATGAACATGGACCGCGCCGTCAAAGAGCACCCGGAGCTCGTCAAGGAGTACTTCATGACGAGCTGCGTTCCCCCGAGCGACAACAAGTTCGCGGCGCTTCACGGCGCCGTCTGGTCCGGCGGTTCGTTCGTCTACGTTCCAGAAGACGTCACCGTCGAGATGCCCGTCCAGGCGTACTTCCGCATGAACTCGGAAGGGATGGGCCAGTTCGAGCACACGCTCATCGTCGCCGAAGAGGGCTCGGAAGTCCACTACATCGAGGGCTGTTCCGCGCCGAAGTACGGCTCGCACAACCTGCACTCGGGCTGTGTCGAGGTCTTCGTCGAAGACGACGCCCACGTTCAGTACTCGACGGTCCAAAACTGGTCGAAGAACACGTTCAACCTGAACACCAAACGCGCCATCGTCGAAGAAAACGGCACGATGGAGTGGGTGTCGGGCAGCATGGGATCGAAAGCGACCATGCTCTACCCGTGTACCATCCTCAAGGGTCGCGGCGCGACGGACACTCACATCACCATCGCCTTCGCCGGCGAGGGACAGAACATCGACACCGGCGCGAAGGTCTATCACAACGCGCCGAACACGAGTTCGACGATCGAATCGAAGTCGATCTCGAAAGACGGCGGCCGCACCAACTACCGCGGGCTCGTCCACATCGCCGACGGTGCCGAGAACTCGAGTACGGCAGTCGAGTGTGACGCCCTGATGTTCGACAACGAGTCGACCTCCGATACCATGCCGTACATGGAGATCGAGGAGTCGAAGGTCGACGTCGCTCACGAAGCGACGGTCGGCAAGATCGGTGACGAGGACATCTTCTACCTCCAGAGCCGCGGACTGGACGACGACGACGCGAAGAAGATGATCGTCGCCGGCTTCATCGAGCCGATCACCGAAGAGCTCCCGATCGAATACGCAGTCGAACTGAATCGCTTGATCGAACTCGAGATGGAGGGAAGCCTCGGATAG
- the sufD gene encoding Fe-S cluster assembly protein SufD has translation MSTQVHANLTDEQVREISDRLDEPDWLLETRLEALEALEELEMPDVIRTPGQNWTNLYELDFESLVDPLNTAEDKDQVGPENAEVLSWAEAVDEHESLLEEHFGSMVDPQENYLTALSTALFSTGTVIYVPEGVDAEDVTIRTEMNSRSLFNYTLVVTEESSSVTILERQSTGTDLEDEQYYSGIVEVAAAENSYVQYGSLQDLSEETYNFTAKRGDADTYATINWIEGNVGSKLTKTGVSTELNGDGAETQIIGAFYGHNDQHFDLDFKVWHRAEHTTADLVTRGVTDDVARSVYEGVQDVGDVAWDTSSYQRENTLMLSDESEADASPKLIINNHDTEASHSATVGQVDQEDLLYMTSRGVTPEAARNMLVEGFFVPVLEEVAVDELRTDFESLVNTRLRN, from the coding sequence ATGAGCACGCAGGTACACGCCAATCTGACGGACGAACAGGTACGCGAGATCAGCGATCGGCTCGACGAGCCCGACTGGCTCCTAGAGACCCGTCTCGAGGCGCTTGAGGCGCTCGAAGAGCTGGAAATGCCCGACGTGATCCGAACGCCGGGACAGAACTGGACCAACCTCTACGAACTGGATTTCGAGTCGCTCGTCGATCCGTTGAATACCGCCGAAGACAAAGACCAGGTCGGTCCCGAAAACGCCGAGGTCCTCTCGTGGGCCGAGGCCGTCGACGAACACGAGTCGCTACTCGAGGAGCACTTCGGTTCCATGGTCGATCCTCAGGAGAACTACCTCACGGCGCTCTCGACGGCGCTTTTCTCCACGGGAACGGTCATCTACGTCCCCGAAGGCGTCGACGCCGAGGACGTGACGATCCGGACCGAGATGAACTCCCGATCGCTGTTTAACTACACGCTCGTCGTCACCGAGGAATCCTCGTCGGTGACGATCCTCGAGCGCCAGTCAACTGGTACCGATCTCGAGGACGAGCAGTATTACAGCGGTATCGTCGAAGTCGCCGCGGCCGAAAACAGCTATGTACAGTACGGATCGCTTCAGGACCTCTCCGAGGAGACGTACAACTTCACCGCCAAACGCGGCGACGCCGACACCTACGCCACGATCAACTGGATCGAAGGTAACGTCGGCTCGAAGCTAACCAAGACGGGGGTCTCGACTGAGCTCAATGGCGACGGTGCGGAAACACAGATCATCGGTGCGTTCTACGGACACAACGACCAGCACTTCGATCTGGACTTCAAGGTCTGGCACCGCGCCGAACACACGACGGCAGATCTCGTCACCCGCGGGGTCACCGACGACGTCGCGCGATCGGTCTACGAGGGCGTCCAGGACGTCGGCGACGTCGCCTGGGATACGAGTTCCTACCAGCGAGAGAACACGCTCATGCTCTCCGACGAGAGCGAAGCCGACGCCTCGCCGAAGCTCATCATCAACAACCACGACACGGAAGCCTCCCACAGCGCCACCGTCGGGCAGGTCGACCAGGAGGACCTCCTGTATATGACCTCCCGAGGCGTCACGCCGGAGGCGGCTCGCAACATGCTCGTCGAGGGCTTCTTCGTCCCCGTTCTCGAGGAAGTCGCCGTCGACGAACTCCGAACGGACTTCGAGTCGCTCGTCAACACGCGTCTCCGAAACTAA
- a CDS encoding rubrerythrin: protein MSLGQRVSTDHQLTRLLQIGVVLEEVVESRAAHHLESLPAEARAEIDREVRELLTDATEESADHRDRLETLIDDLEAETVGYEEINQLVDAQYGPPEDTDGVLYDQLCNEETAYKFYDDLIEAIEAADATFAVDRERVLETLREIRAEEKEGVEEVTEIMERRA from the coding sequence ATGAGCTTGGGACAGCGTGTCTCGACCGACCACCAACTGACCCGCCTTCTCCAGATCGGCGTGGTCCTAGAGGAAGTCGTCGAGTCGCGTGCTGCCCATCACCTCGAGTCACTCCCCGCCGAGGCGCGAGCGGAGATCGACAGAGAGGTCAGGGAGCTACTTACGGACGCAACGGAAGAGTCGGCCGATCACCGCGATCGGCTCGAAACGTTGATCGACGACCTCGAGGCGGAAACGGTCGGATACGAGGAGATCAATCAGCTCGTCGACGCCCAGTACGGCCCACCAGAGGATACCGACGGCGTGTTGTACGACCAACTCTGCAACGAGGAAACGGCCTACAAGTTCTACGACGATCTCATCGAGGCGATCGAAGCCGCCGACGCGACGTTCGCCGTCGATCGGGAACGAGTTCTCGAGACCCTCCGAGAGATCCGCGCGGAAGAAAAAGAGGGCGTCGAGGAAGTCACAGAAATTATGGAGCGGCGGGCATGA
- a CDS encoding metal-dependent transcriptional regulator produces the protein MNTADQYLKAIYLAQRMEEGPASTGTLADLLGVSPASVNEMIGKLQDKDLVDHEKYKGASLTEEGLERAHEALQTYCIIERFLANVLEVDEFRDEARALESVIDDTVAERLDTIIDRPEQCPDCFDPEADCCSLLEVCGPAN, from the coding sequence ATGAACACAGCAGATCAATATCTCAAGGCGATCTATCTCGCACAGCGAATGGAGGAGGGACCGGCCTCGACGGGCACGCTCGCGGACCTCCTCGGCGTGAGTCCGGCGAGTGTCAACGAAATGATCGGGAAACTCCAGGACAAAGACCTCGTCGATCACGAAAAGTACAAAGGCGCGAGTCTCACGGAGGAGGGGCTCGAACGCGCCCACGAGGCGCTCCAGACGTACTGTATCATCGAGCGATTCCTCGCGAACGTCCTCGAGGTCGACGAGTTTCGCGACGAAGCCCGCGCGCTCGAGAGCGTCATCGACGATACGGTCGCCGAGAGACTCGATACGATCATCGACCGCCCGGAGCAGTGTCCGGACTGTTTCGACCCCGAAGCCGACTGCTGTAGTCTGCTCGAGGTTTGCGGGCCGGCGAACTAA
- a CDS encoding phospholipase D-like domain-containing protein, producing MRARVLLAAVLVCGLVASACAVAFVGAPPGVDVRSSVPGESASSERAEPSTSAEATPGDVSSAQALACPVAARSDDSHRNVSEARIVELYPNPTTPENVGEFFVLETPPETSLENWTVTDGHTTASFPNETVSGAVAVTINPNETASLTDEPTLELEGHLRLATDGDRLEIRNGSDRIDAVSYEDAPVAEQWYRTERANESGDQSNPSASARSSGDATGRWWPRGATCLPSTRVAAENATTFVLPDSPEIPLETIRNAEENLSLAGYTFTSEAVASELVAASERGVEVDVLLESGPVGGASSATEAPLSTLEDGGVDVRMTGGENARYRYHHPKYAIADDTVLIMTENWKPSGVGGESSRGWGISLENTALATDLETVFDADFSGPDTESGTAYLEDASFSDPAGQVQTPTEFPSNHPPESVDVESAELLLAPDNAEPRLRELLASAEDEILVKQASLGGPDVSLVEETVDAARRGVEVRILLDSSWYVEEENARVKSVLEETAAAEDLPLEVALVEPKNRFEKIHAKGVVIDGETTVVGSINWNDNSLRNNREVVLAIHGEEPAAYYEGVFDADWNGGTWSLPVGLAAVVALALLGAAALGRRYISFGDSRRPTIDGVGRDRLEYDEDASPVEPPPLEDDSLDPDTTETAHSIARDVERRRSDE from the coding sequence ATGCGTGCCAGGGTCCTCCTCGCCGCGGTCCTCGTTTGCGGACTCGTCGCCAGCGCGTGTGCCGTCGCGTTCGTCGGCGCGCCTCCGGGCGTCGACGTGCGATCGTCCGTCCCCGGCGAATCCGCCTCGAGCGAACGGGCAGAGCCCTCCACATCGGCGGAAGCCACGCCGGGAGACGTATCTTCCGCCCAGGCGCTTGCGTGCCCGGTCGCCGCGCGGTCGGACGACAGCCACCGCAACGTCTCCGAGGCCCGGATCGTCGAACTGTATCCGAACCCGACGACGCCCGAGAACGTCGGCGAGTTTTTCGTCCTCGAGACGCCGCCGGAGACCTCGCTCGAGAACTGGACGGTCACGGACGGTCACACGACCGCGTCGTTTCCGAACGAAACAGTCTCGGGCGCGGTCGCCGTCACGATCAATCCCAACGAAACGGCGTCACTCACCGACGAACCCACCCTCGAACTCGAGGGGCATCTCCGCCTCGCGACGGACGGAGACCGCCTCGAGATCCGGAACGGCTCCGACCGAATCGACGCGGTCAGTTACGAGGATGCGCCGGTCGCCGAACAGTGGTATCGGACCGAACGGGCGAACGAATCGGGCGACCAGTCGAACCCGAGCGCGAGCGCCCGCTCGAGTGGGGACGCGACTGGCCGATGGTGGCCAAGGGGCGCGACCTGTCTTCCGTCGACGCGCGTCGCTGCGGAGAACGCGACGACGTTCGTTCTCCCCGATAGCCCAGAGATTCCGCTGGAGACGATCCGAAATGCAGAGGAGAATCTCTCACTGGCTGGGTATACGTTCACGTCCGAGGCGGTCGCCTCGGAACTCGTCGCGGCGAGCGAACGCGGCGTCGAGGTCGACGTGCTGCTCGAGTCCGGTCCCGTCGGCGGCGCGTCGTCCGCGACCGAAGCGCCCCTCTCGACCCTCGAAGACGGCGGCGTCGACGTTCGAATGACCGGCGGGGAGAACGCGCGCTATCGCTACCACCACCCAAAGTACGCGATCGCCGACGACACGGTGCTCATCATGACCGAAAACTGGAAACCGTCCGGCGTCGGCGGCGAGTCGAGTCGCGGCTGGGGAATTTCTCTGGAGAACACGGCGCTCGCGACGGACCTCGAGACCGTGTTCGACGCCGACTTCAGCGGGCCCGACACGGAGTCCGGGACGGCCTATCTCGAGGACGCTTCGTTCAGCGACCCAGCGGGTCAGGTCCAGACCCCCACCGAGTTCCCGTCGAACCACCCGCCCGAATCCGTCGACGTCGAGAGCGCTGAACTCCTGCTCGCTCCCGACAACGCCGAGCCGAGACTCCGCGAACTCCTCGCGTCCGCCGAGGACGAGATCCTCGTCAAACAGGCGAGTCTCGGCGGGCCCGACGTGTCGCTCGTCGAGGAAACGGTCGACGCGGCACGCCGCGGCGTCGAGGTCCGCATCCTGCTCGATTCGTCGTGGTACGTCGAAGAGGAAAACGCCAGAGTGAAATCGGTCCTCGAGGAGACGGCGGCCGCGGAAGACCTCCCGCTCGAGGTCGCCCTCGTCGAACCGAAAAACAGGTTCGAGAAAATTCACGCCAAAGGAGTCGTAATCGACGGCGAGACGACGGTCGTCGGGAGCATCAACTGGAACGACAACTCGCTTCGAAACAACCGCGAGGTCGTTCTCGCGATCCACGGCGAGGAACCGGCCGCCTATTACGAGGGGGTCTTCGATGCCGACTGGAACGGCGGGACGTGGTCGCTTCCGGTCGGACTCGCTGCTGTCGTCGCGCTCGCCCTCCTCGGGGCCGCAGCACTCGGCCGGCGATACATCTCGTTCGGCGATTCGCGCCGTCCGACGATCGACGGTGTTGGTCGGGATCGCCTCGAGTACGACGAGGACGCGAGTCCGGTCGAACCCCCACCGCTCGAGGACGACTCTCTCGACCCGGACACGACAGAAACGGCTCACTCGATCGCTCGTGACGTCGAACGTCGCCGGTCCGACGAATGA
- a CDS encoding HEAT repeat domain-containing protein: MSDEDAPDSEQTQDLEERADEIREEFASIEAEFGPIRDDLDPIRDEIEPVHDTLAAAETEDDLDDVEAELEPVRSDLEDVREAFDAVREEFDEIELPEPETDEDDEEEEASDGEDDDAPDGPIAELEAEQEALEEKLDDLEGEIEDLEDEVDDIQSDVDDQRGPYATDVIDEVESAKGDLESTRWTEEGEEELREAVEETLEDSNAVLGTSVSISADEPLLDALVDALERLEAEIEAAELDPDEDAEDIASLLEITDVLQSGVDDATAWDDLQVREQLRREGFYDVLDHVKDFPPEWHALKVHEKRGNADMILLALESLGSDFMEEHCLESLERMGPEEATEPMLQRANRRDTTAMSILGKIGNDDEDVVETLLEYVDSNPQLQRPAMRALGEVGSEEAVQPIANQLVAEEAAVRSSAARALGLIGDTRAIEPLAERIDEDDEDTVRASAVWALTQIGTERALEVAADAAGDRAYLVQAEAEKADFEPAA, from the coding sequence ATGAGCGACGAGGACGCTCCCGACTCCGAGCAGACACAGGATCTCGAGGAGCGGGCCGACGAGATCCGCGAGGAGTTCGCATCGATCGAAGCCGAGTTCGGCCCCATCCGCGACGATCTGGATCCGATTCGAGACGAGATCGAACCGGTCCACGACACCCTAGCGGCCGCCGAGACCGAAGACGACCTCGACGACGTCGAGGCGGAACTCGAGCCGGTTCGATCGGACCTCGAGGACGTTCGCGAGGCGTTCGACGCCGTCCGCGAGGAGTTCGACGAGATCGAGCTTCCGGAACCCGAAACGGACGAGGACGACGAGGAGGAGGAGGCGAGCGATGGGGAAGACGACGACGCTCCCGACGGACCGATCGCGGAACTCGAGGCCGAACAGGAGGCGCTCGAGGAGAAACTCGACGATCTCGAGGGAGAAATCGAGGACCTCGAGGACGAGGTCGACGACATCCAGTCCGACGTCGACGACCAGCGGGGGCCGTACGCGACGGACGTCATCGACGAAGTCGAGAGCGCCAAAGGTGACCTCGAGAGCACCCGCTGGACCGAGGAGGGCGAGGAAGAACTGCGAGAAGCGGTCGAGGAGACACTCGAGGATAGCAACGCCGTGCTTGGAACGTCGGTTTCGATTTCGGCAGACGAACCCCTGCTCGACGCGCTGGTCGATGCGCTCGAACGCCTCGAAGCCGAAATCGAGGCCGCGGAACTGGACCCCGACGAGGACGCCGAGGATATCGCCTCGCTGCTCGAGATCACCGACGTGTTACAGTCCGGCGTCGACGACGCGACGGCCTGGGACGACCTGCAGGTGCGCGAACAGCTCCGACGCGAGGGGTTCTACGACGTCCTCGATCACGTCAAGGACTTCCCCCCGGAGTGGCACGCGCTGAAAGTCCACGAGAAACGCGGCAACGCCGACATGATCCTGCTCGCACTCGAGTCGCTGGGTTCGGACTTCATGGAAGAACACTGTCTCGAGTCTCTAGAGCGGATGGGGCCCGAGGAAGCGACCGAACCGATGCTCCAGCGGGCGAACCGTCGGGATACGACCGCGATGTCGATCCTCGGAAAGATCGGCAACGACGACGAGGACGTCGTCGAGACGCTCCTCGAGTACGTCGATTCGAACCCGCAACTGCAGCGCCCCGCGATGCGAGCGCTCGGCGAAGTCGGCAGCGAAGAGGCGGTACAGCCGATCGCGAACCAGTTGGTCGCCGAGGAGGCTGCCGTCCGAAGCTCCGCCGCCCGCGCGCTGGGACTGATCGGCGACACCCGCGCGATCGAACCACTCGCCGAACGGATCGACGAAGACGACGAAGACACGGTGCGTGCGAGCGCCGTCTGGGCGCTCACCCAGATCGGCACCGAACGCGCCCTCGAGGTCGCTGCGGACGCTGCCGGCGACCGCGCGTATCTCGTGCAGGCCGAAGCCGAGAAGGCGGATTTCGAGCCCGCTGCGTAG
- a CDS encoding protein sorting system archaetidylserine synthase (This PssA-like phosphatidyltransferase, along with a PssD-like decarboxylase, is required in Haloarchaea for the archaeosortase ArtA to replace the PGF-CTERM sorting signal with a C-terminal lipid anchor.) → MLPRFVGRLGAADAVTIANGALGFLAVVIAFVDIDLAARLILFAAIADGLDGILARRYGGTEAGPYLDSLADVASFGVAPAVLAFVVVTDGFGIGFETVSLELLVVTGVCALFVAMAIARLGMYTAYDTATNYTEGIQTTLAATIIGSAILAHKPAAEPWLVLTITGMFCYLMVSRIQYPDLLVRDTLIMGVVHALAILIPGFAGRTFPYALLTLGIAYMTLSPWFYWREDTHADPADAEEPESAEMHGNV, encoded by the coding sequence ATGCTTCCCCGGTTCGTCGGTCGGCTCGGCGCCGCCGACGCAGTGACGATCGCGAACGGAGCGCTGGGCTTTCTCGCGGTCGTCATCGCGTTCGTCGATATCGACCTCGCCGCTCGACTTATCCTCTTCGCTGCGATCGCTGACGGACTCGACGGCATCCTCGCACGCCGGTACGGCGGAACTGAAGCGGGACCGTACCTCGACTCGCTGGCCGACGTCGCTTCTTTCGGCGTCGCCCCCGCCGTCCTCGCGTTCGTCGTCGTCACGGACGGGTTCGGTATCGGATTCGAGACGGTATCGCTCGAGTTGCTCGTCGTCACCGGCGTCTGTGCGCTGTTCGTCGCGATGGCCATCGCGAGACTCGGGATGTACACCGCCTACGATACGGCGACCAATTACACGGAAGGGATTCAGACGACGCTCGCCGCGACGATCATCGGATCTGCGATCCTGGCGCACAAACCGGCCGCCGAGCCGTGGCTCGTACTGACGATTACCGGTATGTTCTGTTATCTCATGGTCTCCCGGATCCAGTACCCGGACTTGCTGGTTCGGGATACGCTCATAATGGGCGTGGTTCACGCGCTCGCGATCCTCATTCCGGGCTTTGCCGGCCGAACGTTTCCCTACGCCCTGCTCACGCTCGGAATCGCGTACATGACGCTCAGTCCGTGGTTTTACTGGCGCGAGGATACCCACGCCGATCCGGCCGATGCCGAAGAGCCCGAGAGTGCGGAGATGCACGGAAACGTCTGA
- a CDS encoding cupredoxin domain-containing protein yields MNRRAYLASLGTVSTVGVAGCSTVTGTLRGEPCSGNDCDIGMTRTEFVPETYEISVGETVVWKNTSEAIHTVTAYDSSLFEDKGAEYFATGDYDDFETAHEEFWNENNGALHTRETFEHTFEVPGTYHYACLPHEEGGMIGLIKVTE; encoded by the coding sequence ATGAACCGCCGTGCCTATCTCGCGTCCCTGGGAACGGTCTCGACAGTCGGGGTCGCGGGTTGTTCAACGGTCACCGGAACGCTCAGAGGCGAGCCCTGTAGCGGGAACGACTGCGACATCGGAATGACTCGGACCGAGTTCGTTCCCGAAACGTACGAGATTTCCGTCGGCGAGACCGTCGTCTGGAAGAACACGAGCGAAGCGATCCACACGGTCACAGCCTACGACTCCTCCCTTTTCGAGGACAAGGGAGCGGAGTACTTCGCGACGGGCGACTACGACGACTTCGAAACGGCACACGAGGAGTTCTGGAACGAGAACAACGGTGCGCTCCACACTCGAGAAACGTTCGAACACACGTTCGAGGTTCCCGGAACGTATCACTACGCCTGCTTACCGCACGAGGAAGGCGGTATGATTGGCCTCATCAAAGTAACCGAGTAA
- a CDS encoding 30S ribosomal protein S3ae, whose protein sequence is MSERSVSRAKQEKRWYTVHAPAQFDREVLGETPADEPDKVYGRTIETTLGDLTNSASENNTKLTFKITDVGSDSAYTDFVEHSLTRDYLRSLVRRGASKIEAYVTVLTTDDYRVQIQPVAFTTKKADASQEKAIREKMVEMVEEAAQERTFEDLIDGVVEGRLSSAIYGEAKPIYPLRRVEIQKTTLEAHPEEVAEEQATAVDVDEEDVATDE, encoded by the coding sequence ATGAGTGAACGATCAGTTTCACGCGCGAAACAAGAAAAGCGGTGGTACACCGTCCACGCCCCGGCGCAGTTCGACCGGGAAGTGCTCGGTGAGACACCCGCAGACGAACCGGACAAGGTCTACGGACGGACCATCGAAACGACGCTCGGCGACCTGACCAACAGCGCCAGCGAAAACAACACGAAGCTCACGTTCAAGATCACCGACGTGGGCAGCGACAGCGCCTACACGGACTTCGTCGAACACTCGCTGACGCGGGATTACCTGCGCTCGCTGGTTCGACGCGGCGCCTCGAAGATCGAGGCCTACGTCACCGTCCTGACGACGGACGACTACCGCGTTCAGATCCAGCCGGTCGCGTTCACGACGAAGAAAGCCGACGCGAGCCAGGAGAAGGCCATCCGCGAGAAGATGGTCGAAATGGTCGAGGAAGCGGCCCAGGAGCGAACCTTCGAGGACCTGATCGACGGCGTCGTCGAAGGCCGTCTCTCCTCTGCGATCTACGGCGAAGCGAAGCCGATCTACCCGCTTCGCCGGGTCGAGATCCAGAAGACGACCCTCGAGGCGCATCCGGAAGAAGTCGCAGAAGAGCAGGCGACGGCCGTCGACGTCGACGAAGAGGACGTCGCGACGGACGAATAG
- a CDS encoding KEOPS complex subunit Pcc1: MTRHATIRTTHDDPELLARALCPDNTEEMETAVEDARTLVTRIERETTSGLQSTVDDYVVNLDVACSIDRQTPNPSDADSSADGHGVSTAARSDTNHEPNTQ, encoded by the coding sequence ATGACGAGACACGCGACGATTCGGACGACACACGACGATCCGGAGCTCCTCGCCCGGGCGCTCTGTCCCGACAATACCGAGGAGATGGAGACGGCCGTCGAGGACGCTCGAACGCTCGTCACGCGGATCGAACGCGAGACGACTAGTGGGTTACAATCGACGGTCGACGATTACGTCGTCAACCTCGACGTCGCCTGTAGTATCGATAGACAGACACCCAACCCTTCGGATGCAGACTCGAGCGCGGACGGACACGGCGTCTCGACCGCGGCGAGATCCGACACGAACCACGAACCTAACACACAATGA
- a CDS encoding exonuclease, with product MSTEGRSIDAETATDDLESASFVRLVTRPAGDAFAACGVVVDALAEREIPYQVSAVRTVGERTTLAEESLDRGPADRTLVVGAVDGDATRLGSADRPATLEACDLVQELGSTPNPVLALAGVAAAGVEPGAGETEWLLTDALERNLLEQRPGVSVPTADPIDGLAYSTRVLAPWSGDLEATRDAFSAIVTESGTDAEPATLERETHRKIGSLVAIDAVGAPNAVDSAAHSVTRALSPYARPGDSGDAPESTRQTRTDRPFETVGGYADVLEATARVEPGTGIALAIGHDAREPALEAWREHGRSAHDALESGSTGRYDGVFVVDVDDGPVETVARLAVAYRSPEPTVLVIGDGEAGISTREDRALGSTLEAVTRDLDDDGVECGYDVGRRRGYLAYGSDVDDSTIIAAVRGQL from the coding sequence ATGTCCACCGAGGGTCGTTCGATCGACGCCGAAACCGCCACCGACGACCTCGAGAGCGCGAGCTTCGTCCGGCTGGTCACGCGACCGGCCGGCGACGCGTTCGCCGCCTGCGGGGTCGTCGTGGACGCGCTCGCCGAGCGGGAGATTCCGTATCAGGTGAGCGCCGTCCGGACGGTCGGCGAGCGGACGACCCTTGCCGAGGAGAGTCTGGATCGAGGCCCGGCCGATCGAACGCTCGTCGTCGGTGCGGTCGACGGCGACGCGACGCGACTCGGCTCCGCGGACCGGCCGGCCACCCTCGAGGCCTGCGATCTCGTCCAAGAGCTGGGTTCGACGCCGAACCCGGTGCTCGCGCTCGCGGGCGTCGCCGCCGCCGGCGTCGAGCCCGGTGCCGGCGAGACGGAGTGGCTCCTCACGGACGCTCTCGAGCGCAACCTGCTCGAGCAGCGACCGGGCGTTTCGGTGCCGACCGCGGACCCGATCGACGGGCTCGCCTACTCGACCCGCGTGCTCGCCCCGTGGTCCGGCGACCTCGAGGCGACTCGAGATGCGTTTTCGGCGATCGTCACCGAATCGGGGACAGACGCCGAGCCGGCCACGCTGGAGCGGGAGACCCACCGGAAGATCGGCTCGCTCGTCGCGATCGACGCCGTCGGCGCACCGAACGCCGTCGACAGCGCAGCGCACTCGGTCACGCGAGCGCTGAGTCCGTACGCGCGACCCGGCGATTCGGGCGACGCACCCGAATCGACTCGGCAGACTCGCACCGACCGTCCCTTCGAGACCGTCGGCGGCTACGCCGACGTGCTCGAGGCGACCGCACGCGTCGAGCCGGGAACCGGTATCGCGCTGGCGATCGGCCACGACGCACGCGAGCCGGCGCTCGAGGCGTGGCGGGAACACGGCCGGAGCGCCCACGACGCGCTCGAATCCGGGTCGACCGGCCGCTACGACGGCGTCTTCGTCGTCGATGTCGACGACGGTCCTGTCGAAACCGTCGCTCGACTCGCTGTAGCCTACCGGTCGCCGGAGCCGACCGTTCTCGTGATCGGCGACGGCGAAGCCGGGATCTCGACGCGCGAGGACCGCGCTCTCGGGTCGACGCTCGAGGCGGTCACACGGGATCTCGACGACGACGGAGTCGAGTGCGGCTACGACGTGGGTCGTCGCCGGGGATACCTGGCCTACGGCTCGGACGTGGACGATTCGACGATCATCGCGGCAGTACGAGGGCAACTATGA